In Pantoea agglomerans, the genomic stretch TGCGCTATCGCCACAGCAAAAGCGATTACTTCTTTGCCAGCTATAGCGAGTTCTGGACATCGCTGGGCGGCGAGGCGCGTAAAGACGCGCTCTATCAGCTGCCGCTCAGCCTGCCGCGTAAAGCGCTGGAGGAGATCGCCAGTAAAAAGCGTGCGGAATATCGTCGACGTTATGAACTGCTTGATGCGCTGGCGCAGCAGGTGTCAGCTGCCGTCGGCCAGCGCGGAGAGGATCAGGCGGCCGCCTGATCCCGCACTCAGAACGGCTTCTTCGCGAAGCCGGTCATCACTTTCAGGCCCATTTCGCGGCCCAGCGCGGTCATGGGATGCACCACCACCAGGCCACGCACGCTCTTCTTCAGCGTGCCCATATCGGCCTGCTCTTTTTTGGTGATCTCACGGCTGAACGGCAGCGCCATCAGCTTCTGCGCCTCTTTGCTCAGCTTGTCGTCGCGCTTGTCGCGCAGGCGTTCGATCTCGGTCACCAGCTTCTCTTTTTCTTTCAGCAGCGCGCCCAGCTTCTCGGCGTCGCCCGCTTCCAGCAGCTGCGGCTCTTTACGATTCAGGGCGTCCAGCTGATCGCTCAGACGTTTAATCTCGGCTTTTTCTTGCTCTTTCATGGCGAAAACTCGTTGTGGAAAACAGGCAAAGGATACACGAAAAGCGGCGCAAATTCGCGCGCGGCAAGCGAGGAGGGCGCCTGAAGCTCAGGCGCCGGGACGTTTGAACGCCTGTTTCAGGCTAATGCGCGAGATCAGCTCGGTCAGAGAGAGCACCATGGTCGAGCGCACCATTTGCAGATAGCGCTGCTGCTGCATGGCGCGCAGCTCGGCATCGTC encodes the following:
- a CDS encoding YibL family ribosome-associated protein, whose translation is MKEQEKAEIKRLSDQLDALNRKEPQLLEAGDAEKLGALLKEKEKLVTEIERLRDKRDDKLSKEAQKLMALPFSREITKKEQADMGTLKKSVRGLVVVHPMTALGREMGLKVMTGFAKKPF